The Sphingorhabdus sp. Alg231-15 genome has a segment encoding these proteins:
- a CDS encoding FtsX-like permease family protein, with protein MLSLFVIPGHDRRLIPEGRLSGPMPWVIAIMIFLTVLATAMGLAFAEAGQKVSDQLSSRATVQIIEANPVSKAQQAKDAAARLRGMDLVDEVRVLPPEEIEELIAPWLGQTGSAQAGSQAGSLLEDIPLPALIDLKLVRAAGTSELEALRGAIGPLAPSALIEPSSGLIAPVIALVRSLQWIAFGLVILLAMATAAAVIISARAALNTHKETIGVIHLLGGTDRQISRLFQRRIALDALLGGILGLICGAAIILLLGMQLSALGSGLVQSLELSWYSWLIIGFVPILGMILAMVTARMTVMGALKKIL; from the coding sequence ATGCTTAGCCTTTTCGTCATACCCGGTCATGATCGGAGGCTGATACCCGAAGGGCGCCTGTCGGGTCCCATGCCGTGGGTTATCGCGATCATGATCTTTCTGACGGTTTTGGCGACAGCAATGGGTCTTGCTTTTGCCGAGGCCGGGCAAAAGGTTTCGGATCAGCTGTCGAGCCGCGCTACGGTTCAGATTATTGAGGCCAATCCCGTTTCCAAAGCACAACAGGCCAAAGACGCGGCGGCCCGGCTGCGCGGAATGGATTTGGTCGACGAGGTCCGGGTCTTGCCTCCCGAAGAGATTGAAGAACTGATCGCCCCATGGTTGGGCCAGACAGGCTCAGCGCAGGCCGGTTCACAAGCTGGCAGCCTGCTGGAAGACATCCCACTGCCGGCTTTGATTGACCTGAAACTGGTGCGCGCGGCGGGTACGAGCGAATTGGAGGCTTTGCGAGGTGCCATTGGCCCGCTCGCTCCCAGCGCTCTTATAGAACCCAGCAGCGGTCTGATCGCGCCTGTTATTGCATTGGTCCGCTCACTCCAATGGATTGCGTTCGGTCTGGTGATATTGCTCGCTATGGCCACAGCGGCTGCGGTGATCATCTCGGCTCGGGCGGCTCTGAATACCCACAAGGAAACTATCGGGGTCATTCACTTGCTGGGCGGAACAGACCGCCAGATCAGCCGTCTTTTTCAGCGGCGGATTGCGCTTGATGCTTTGCTTGGCGGGATATTGGGTTTGATCTGCGGGGCCGCCATCATCCTGCTGCTCGGGATGCAGCTTTCGGCATTGGGGTCGGGGCTGGTACAATCCTTGGAGCTATCATGGTATAGCTGGTTGATTATCGGGTTCGTTCCGATATTGGGAATGATACTTGCGATGGTGACTGCGCGAATGACAGTCATGGGCGCGCTGAAAAAAATATTGTAG
- a CDS encoding ElyC/SanA/YdcF family protein: MILRFFCFLLLFWMIGFAWFAIDLPRAAGDDVRTDSIVVLTGGPQRIEHALQLIEADKAQYLLISGVDRDVKPGELAAAYDRSEELFECCIDLGFQAVDTRSNALETARWAAGRDDSSLRLVTSDWHMRRAQLELERAVPTDIVIISDAVATAPSLGTLFKEYNKYLMRRLASLAGV, translated from the coding sequence ATGATCTTGCGTTTCTTCTGTTTTCTGTTGCTTTTCTGGATGATCGGTTTCGCCTGGTTTGCGATTGATTTGCCGCGCGCTGCGGGGGATGACGTGCGCACAGACTCTATTGTTGTCCTGACCGGCGGACCCCAGCGCATCGAACATGCCTTGCAGTTGATCGAAGCAGACAAAGCGCAATATTTGCTGATTTCGGGTGTGGACCGGGATGTCAAACCCGGGGAACTGGCTGCCGCATATGATCGTTCCGAGGAGCTTTTTGAATGTTGCATTGACCTGGGCTTCCAGGCGGTTGACACGCGGTCCAATGCTCTGGAAACAGCGCGCTGGGCTGCGGGACGGGATGACAGTTCACTGCGCCTGGTGACATCCGACTGGCACATGCGACGCGCGCAGCTGGAACTGGAACGCGCAGTACCGACGGATATTGTGATCATTTCCGATGCCGTGGCTACCGCGCCTTCGCTGGGCACCCTGTTCAAGGAATATAATAAATATCTGATGCGCCGTCTCGCGTCATTGGCAGGGGTTTAA
- a CDS encoding 1-acyl-sn-glycerol-3-phosphate acyltransferase, which produces MLAAIRSLMFIPIFYGGSTPIIILSFLVALFSEPGTHYMAQLWSRYHYFCARYILGITVQIKGEIRNEPLLYVFKHESMFETIDLLRIFDKPVVIAKKELLVIPLWGWIAKKHGLLGIDRNGGGAAMRQIIKQAKKAVAEGRPIVIFAEGSRAHHGERPELQTGFAGIYKLMGLPLVPVALDSGIISPRDTFVQNSGVITYAVQSEIEPGLDREDIRNRVHNAINMLND; this is translated from the coding sequence ATGCTGGCAGCCATTCGCTCATTGATGTTCATTCCGATCTTTTATGGCGGCTCGACACCGATCATCATCTTGTCTTTTCTGGTTGCGTTATTTTCGGAACCCGGCACCCATTATATGGCGCAGTTATGGAGCCGTTATCACTATTTCTGTGCGCGATATATTCTGGGCATAACGGTGCAGATCAAAGGTGAAATCCGTAACGAGCCGCTTCTCTACGTTTTCAAGCATGAAAGCATGTTCGAGACGATCGATCTGTTGCGCATATTCGACAAGCCGGTTGTGATTGCCAAAAAGGAACTGCTGGTAATTCCTTTGTGGGGCTGGATTGCGAAGAAACACGGGCTGCTGGGAATCGACCGCAATGGCGGCGGGGCGGCGATGCGCCAGATTATCAAACAGGCGAAGAAAGCAGTTGCCGAGGGTCGCCCGATTGTGATTTTTGCCGAAGGCAGCCGCGCGCATCATGGCGAACGTCCTGAGTTACAGACCGGTTTTGCCGGTATCTACAAGCTAATGGGCCTACCGCTCGTACCGGTGGCACTGGATAGTGGCATCATCTCGCCGCGCGATACTTTTGTGCAGAATAGTGGTGTGATCACCTATGCAGTGCAAAGCGAGATTGAACCCGGGCTCGACCGCGAGGATATTCGCAACCGGGTCCATAACGCGATCAACATGCTGAATGACTGA
- a CDS encoding SMP-30/gluconolactonase/LRE family protein yields MTDSMQLNRRIFIAASTATALAACTGAVTAQPETRRKRPMFGKVERLDSALDEVIDSSLQLEQLASGFQWSEGPAWDSKRERLYFSDVPQNTAYVWSEAEGLTIFRKPSGLAEGDGTNGLLMGKNGELLTANHGKRALTAFDIESREDRIIADRFEGKKFNSPNDLVEAKDGTIYFTDPPYGLKGGDQSPLKELAHNGVYRRSPDGSLSLIDDSLTRPNGIALSPDEHTLYVAQSDPQKQLLKNYAIAADGTISDRGLFFDAQHLAGADAPGLPDGMCVARTGHIFATGPGGILILSPSGTLLGRILAEKATANCAFGNDGKMLYLTTSDRLARIALKVTGIGFG; encoded by the coding sequence ATGACCGACAGCATGCAATTGAACCGCAGAATATTTATCGCCGCTTCGACCGCGACCGCACTGGCCGCCTGCACCGGCGCTGTCACCGCTCAACCAGAGACCCGGCGAAAGCGGCCTATGTTCGGAAAGGTCGAACGACTCGATTCCGCACTTGATGAAGTGATCGATAGCAGCCTGCAGCTGGAGCAACTTGCCAGCGGCTTTCAGTGGTCCGAAGGACCAGCATGGGACAGCAAGCGCGAGCGGCTTTACTTTTCCGATGTTCCGCAAAACACCGCTTATGTCTGGTCGGAAGCGGAAGGTCTGACGATATTTCGCAAACCTTCCGGGCTAGCCGAAGGCGATGGCACTAACGGCTTGCTTATGGGCAAAAATGGTGAGCTGCTAACCGCCAATCATGGCAAACGGGCCCTGACCGCTTTTGACATTGAAAGCAGAGAGGACCGCATCATAGCGGACAGATTTGAAGGCAAGAAGTTCAATAGCCCCAATGATCTGGTCGAAGCAAAAGACGGGACCATATATTTTACCGATCCGCCTTACGGGTTGAAAGGTGGCGATCAGTCGCCGCTTAAGGAACTGGCGCACAATGGCGTGTACCGGCGCAGCCCGGATGGAAGCCTATCGCTGATCGATGACAGCCTGACCCGACCCAATGGCATTGCCTTGTCACCGGATGAACATACGCTCTACGTTGCGCAATCGGACCCGCAGAAACAGCTGTTGAAAAACTATGCCATCGCCGCTGACGGAACGATATCTGACAGGGGCCTCTTCTTCGATGCCCAACATCTGGCAGGCGCTGACGCGCCGGGTTTGCCTGATGGAATGTGCGTTGCCCGGACAGGGCATATCTTTGCTACCGGTCCCGGTGGCATATTGATTTTATCACCTTCCGGAACATTGCTGGGCCGCATATTGGCGGAAAAAGCGACTGCCAATTGTGCCTTTGGTAATGACGGAAAAATGCTGTACCTGACAACCAGCGACCGGTTGGCAAGAATAGCGTTGAAAGTCACCGGCATTGGCTTTGGCTAG
- a CDS encoding glycoside hydrolase family 3 N-terminal domain-containing protein produces MKFTRIAMPAVILAMIMSGSAPAVHAQDQDPGPLPTHVTDTASVMDIPAAIPTKASPRIEALLRRMTLQEKVGQLTQAAGGRSKTLNSKLTPSELDRVRTGKVGSYLHVAGAEPLRALQKVAVEESRLRIPLLFAMDVVHGYRTIFPVPIAIAASWEPEQWHHTASISAVEASNSGLHWTFAPMVDVTRDPRWGRVVEGAGEDAYLGSIMTAAQVRGYQGQSLSGAGTMMATTKHFGAYGAPLGGRDYGTAEISERALHEIYLPPFYAAMQAGTGSYMTAFNDIGGQPTTGNADLINGMLRARWGFDGMLVSDWNAVAELINHGIAGSRADAGTLAISAGVDMDMMSLVYANDLTKAVAANPRLMAHVDNAVRNVLTAKERLGLFDDPMAYHDLAAETANIRAAAHIVAAREVAERSIVLLKNSDNILPLAANAQKIAIIGAMATDVQSQLGSWRARGDKTEVISILEGIKAAAPEGSVVAFSAGAAPQSPDESGIPAAVTVAKDSDIVLLTIGEDYDLSGEARSRSSLALPPSQLALAEAIFATGKPVIVLLTGGRPLAIPEIDKNADAIVMTWLLGNEAGPAIANIVFGKVAPGGKLPIAFPRTTGAVPYSYSEYPAGRPANPDPVKDSNRFKDLPITQLYPFGHGLSYADIMISDLSLSSTTLSPGGSIDISVKLTNRDNRPGDETAQLYLRDVVSRQAQPKMMLRGFKRVTLQPGESRMVKFTLTPEQLTYYAKDGKWRAEAGRFDIMVGASAEDIRQRGSFTLSEGVESAVPAAAIATKTEVK; encoded by the coding sequence ATGAAATTCACGCGGATAGCGATGCCGGCAGTAATTCTGGCTATGATCATGTCGGGATCAGCACCAGCGGTACACGCGCAGGATCAGGATCCCGGTCCCTTGCCCACACATGTCACCGACACGGCCAGCGTCATGGATATTCCAGCGGCCATACCCACCAAGGCCAGCCCCCGGATCGAAGCCTTGCTCCGCCGGATGACCCTTCAGGAAAAAGTCGGCCAACTAACTCAAGCAGCGGGAGGACGGTCAAAGACGCTCAACTCCAAGCTGACCCCAAGCGAACTCGACCGCGTAAGGACTGGTAAAGTCGGATCCTATTTGCATGTTGCCGGCGCCGAACCTTTGCGCGCATTACAGAAAGTAGCGGTTGAGGAAAGCCGCCTCAGGATTCCGCTGCTCTTTGCAATGGATGTCGTGCATGGCTATCGCACCATCTTCCCTGTACCGATCGCTATAGCAGCCAGTTGGGAACCCGAGCAGTGGCACCATACCGCCAGCATCTCGGCCGTCGAAGCAAGCAATTCAGGGTTGCACTGGACGTTTGCGCCGATGGTGGATGTCACCCGCGATCCTCGTTGGGGCCGGGTCGTCGAAGGCGCCGGCGAGGATGCTTATCTCGGCAGCATCATGACCGCCGCGCAGGTGCGTGGTTATCAGGGACAATCGCTAAGCGGTGCCGGCACAATGATGGCGACGACCAAGCATTTCGGTGCCTATGGTGCACCGCTGGGCGGGCGGGATTATGGCACAGCAGAGATTAGCGAGCGGGCGCTCCACGAGATTTATCTACCACCATTTTACGCTGCGATGCAGGCTGGCACGGGCAGCTACATGACCGCGTTCAATGATATTGGGGGGCAGCCGACAACCGGTAATGCCGATCTTATCAACGGCATGCTACGTGCCCGATGGGGTTTTGACGGTATGCTGGTCAGCGACTGGAATGCTGTCGCCGAACTGATCAATCACGGCATCGCGGGCAGCCGCGCCGACGCAGGCACACTCGCCATATCCGCGGGTGTTGATATGGACATGATGAGCCTCGTTTATGCCAATGATCTGACCAAGGCTGTTGCGGCCAATCCCAGGCTTATGGCGCATGTCGACAATGCCGTGCGCAATGTACTGACTGCCAAGGAACGGCTTGGTCTGTTTGATGATCCGATGGCCTATCATGATCTTGCAGCCGAAACAGCCAATATCCGCGCCGCCGCCCATATCGTCGCGGCTCGCGAGGTGGCCGAGCGTTCGATAGTTTTGCTGAAAAACAGCGATAATATACTACCTCTCGCGGCCAATGCGCAAAAAATTGCGATTATCGGCGCCATGGCAACCGACGTCCAGAGCCAACTAGGAAGCTGGCGTGCACGCGGCGACAAGACTGAGGTCATCAGCATATTGGAGGGTATCAAGGCTGCTGCACCTGAAGGTTCCGTGGTCGCATTTTCAGCCGGGGCCGCACCGCAAAGCCCGGACGAAAGCGGCATCCCTGCGGCAGTAACTGTAGCGAAGGACAGTGACATTGTGCTGCTAACCATCGGCGAGGATTATGACCTGTCAGGGGAAGCGCGCAGCCGGTCATCGCTCGCTCTGCCGCCATCACAGCTGGCGCTTGCCGAGGCTATATTTGCCACAGGAAAGCCGGTAATCGTGTTGCTGACCGGTGGCCGTCCTCTTGCCATTCCAGAGATCGACAAGAATGCAGACGCCATTGTGATGACATGGTTGCTGGGCAATGAAGCCGGCCCTGCCATCGCCAATATCGTTTTTGGCAAGGTTGCGCCTGGCGGCAAACTGCCCATTGCCTTTCCGCGGACCACCGGAGCCGTGCCTTATAGCTACAGCGAATATCCCGCTGGTCGTCCAGCCAATCCGGATCCGGTCAAAGACAGCAACCGGTTCAAGGACCTGCCGATCACGCAGCTTTATCCTTTTGGCCACGGGTTATCTTATGCTGACATCATGATCAGCGATCTGTCGCTGAGCAGCACAACCCTTTCGCCAGGTGGCAGCATCGATATTTCGGTTAAGCTAACCAACCGGGACAATCGTCCCGGAGATGAAACAGCGCAGCTCTATCTGCGGGATGTCGTGTCGCGGCAGGCCCAACCCAAGATGATGTTACGCGGGTTCAAGCGTGTGACCCTGCAGCCCGGGGAAAGTCGTATGGTGAAATTCACCCTGACACCTGAGCAGCTGACTTACTATGCCAAAGACGGTAAATGGCGAGCAGAAGCCGGGCGTTTCGACATCATGGTCGGAGCGTCAGCCGAAGACATAAGACAGCGTGGTAGTTTTACCTTAAGTGAGGGAGTCGAAAGCGCCGTTCCTGCCGCCGCCATTGCCACGAAAACGGAGGTTAAATGA
- a CDS encoding gluconokinase, producing the protein MHVLLVIMGVSGCGKSTVSLSLSRHTGWPFLEGDVFHPPENLQKMAAVESLNQEDRIPWIDAMAKAVNDTGDGPVILACSALNDAVRLRLSCAVERPCHWIYLNVPDEILQQRMEDRTGHFMPPTLLQSQLQALELPLSRLTVDGMQTPEAICDVILSALDKRIE; encoded by the coding sequence ATGCATGTGCTGCTGGTCATCATGGGTGTATCCGGCTGCGGTAAATCAACCGTATCACTATCGCTTTCCCGACATACAGGATGGCCCTTTCTTGAAGGTGATGTGTTCCATCCACCCGAAAATCTGCAAAAAATGGCTGCGGTTGAATCGCTCAACCAAGAGGATCGCATCCCGTGGATTGATGCAATGGCTAAGGCGGTGAATGATACAGGCGATGGCCCCGTGATCCTGGCCTGCTCTGCGTTGAACGACGCTGTACGCCTTCGGCTATCCTGTGCGGTCGAACGGCCCTGTCACTGGATATATCTCAATGTACCGGATGAGATATTGCAGCAACGCATGGAAGATCGCACCGGACATTTCATGCCCCCGACCCTGCTACAGTCGCAATTGCAAGCACTCGAATTGCCGCTCAGCCGGTTGACCGTCGACGGTATGCAGACACCTGAAGCAATTTGCGATGTGATATTATCCGCTCTAGACAAACGGATAGAGTAA
- a CDS encoding GntP family permease, with product MKTSSGEETIDWIIENRALLAMLLSMLALLILIMRAKMHPFPALLMAGIAAALGAGLAPAEAIAAVAKGMGGTLGGIAAVIGLGAMFGVLVEHGGGVTALAHYVTRGSGSKLTRWMLGLVGIIIAIPVFFDVAFIILFPLIMAFSRRFSMVPLAFALPLLAGLAGAHAFIPPTPGPIAVAQQLQVDLGWVMLFGLIACIPAALVGGPIYTSIALRKGWLAAGHPLPLAGSKPVQQDFDPHIAKIALGLVLMPLVLIITGAVAGPLGLAEGALRSILETAGMPVIALLIACGMAFLAMRPSDADSRAALRQAIEKSLEPVGVVLLVTGAGGAFKQVLVDTGAGQSLANATLMLGIAPIVCGFLIALLLRIAQGSATAAMITAASLTFPIASAAALTQPQLALVAVAIAGGATACSHVNDSGFWLINRYFGLTTTETLKSWSVSSTLTGITGFITALLLYPFV from the coding sequence TTGAAAACAAGTTCAGGGGAGGAAACAATCGACTGGATCATTGAAAACCGGGCCTTGTTGGCGATGCTGCTGAGCATGTTGGCGCTTTTGATATTGATCATGCGTGCAAAAATGCACCCTTTTCCGGCGTTGCTGATGGCCGGGATTGCCGCAGCACTGGGTGCGGGCCTGGCACCGGCAGAGGCCATTGCCGCTGTCGCCAAGGGCATGGGCGGGACGCTTGGCGGAATCGCGGCGGTCATCGGGCTTGGGGCGATGTTTGGCGTGCTGGTCGAACATGGCGGCGGCGTGACCGCTCTGGCGCATTATGTGACCCGAGGCAGCGGATCGAAACTGACCCGTTGGATGCTCGGGCTGGTCGGTATCATCATTGCCATCCCGGTTTTTTTCGACGTCGCCTTCATCATTCTCTTCCCTTTGATCATGGCTTTTTCTCGCCGGTTTTCGATGGTACCGCTGGCCTTTGCTTTGCCGCTATTGGCCGGGCTAGCAGGTGCCCATGCGTTCATCCCGCCAACGCCCGGGCCGATCGCGGTGGCGCAGCAATTACAGGTTGATCTGGGTTGGGTCATGCTATTTGGCCTGATCGCCTGTATTCCCGCAGCTCTCGTTGGCGGACCTATTTACACCAGCATAGCTTTGCGCAAAGGTTGGCTTGCGGCGGGACATCCTTTGCCACTGGCTGGCAGCAAACCGGTACAGCAGGATTTTGATCCGCACATTGCAAAGATTGCTCTGGGACTGGTCCTAATGCCTCTGGTGCTGATTATAACCGGAGCAGTGGCTGGGCCGCTGGGCTTAGCTGAAGGCGCGCTACGCAGCATCTTGGAGACCGCGGGCATGCCGGTTATTGCTTTGCTGATAGCCTGCGGCATGGCGTTCCTCGCAATGCGCCCGAGCGATGCAGATAGTCGCGCAGCATTGCGTCAGGCGATTGAAAAGTCACTGGAGCCCGTCGGTGTTGTCTTGCTCGTAACCGGTGCCGGCGGAGCGTTCAAGCAAGTGCTGGTCGATACCGGCGCGGGCCAGTCCTTGGCCAATGCAACCTTGATGCTCGGCATTGCACCGATTGTCTGCGGCTTCCTTATCGCCCTGTTGCTGCGCATTGCGCAAGGCTCGGCCACGGCAGCGATGATCACTGCGGCCAGCCTAACTTTTCCGATTGCCTCCGCCGCTGCACTGACTCAGCCTCAACTGGCTCTGGTCGCGGTGGCAATTGCAGGTGGCGCAACCGCATGTAGCCATGTCAACGACAGTGGCTTCTGGCTAATCAACCGCTATTTCGGACTGACAACTACGGAGACGTTGAAAAGCTGGAGCGTGAGTTCCACGCTCACCGGCATAACCGGATTTATCACTGCGCTTTTACTCTATCCGTTTGTCTAG
- a CDS encoding Kelch repeat-containing protein: MLAISEIWKPILFLCLTFLTACMPSSANSVAAVGTAPEWETISARGAPTARHEAGLVAFKGKLYLIGGRRINPVDVYDPATNRWTEKSRPPVEIHHFQAVTHGDAIYLMGAMTGGWPNEQPLDRIIIYYPEQDRFEYGPFIPVSRRRGGAGVIIRDGKFYMIGGITNGHMNGYVPWFDEFDPATGVWRVLPDAPQARDHFQAVYWDGKLYAFAGRRTEQAKQLGFEQTTTIGDVFDFATSRWQAMNSVHSIPTERAGNMAVAWNGHVVIGGGESGAQKQAHNEVQAFRSDTGTWHKWPSLGRGRHGSGFAMIGDYLYTASGSGNRGGEPELTSIERLKLSPALNQMPVVRNAAEAQPVAMQWHKMQLSFAGPARSELSADNPFTDYRLTVTFTHEGKSRTIRGFYAADGNAAETGAEKGNIWQVRFAPDEPGKWQWQARLARGRNIAINPDPMAGETIMLAETSGSFLVTGSDKAGPDFRHQDRGLLVADSGYFRFSQSGQYWLKGGTNSPENLLAYVDFDGTYRMADNARDGESDAGGSIHRFAPHLKDWRPGDPSWRDGKGKAIIGAINYLAAQRMNSAYFLTLNILGDGKDIWPYRDPDDFSRFDASKLDQWEILFSHMQAKGILLHIVTQETENELMLDGGETALHRKLYLSELIARFGHHNGLVWNLGEENGPVHWRPEGQNDDQRRQMIAYLKAADPYQHPVLLHTHSEPADKDTIAGPLLGNPGLDGLSFQVSERTTVNSEVQKWRNLAAKTGRDWLITMDEIGKWDTGALPDSLDPTDHESLRRHALWGHLLGGGAGVEWYFGAKYPANDLASEDWRLRASLWRQTANALDFFNEHLPYWDMQPCNDAVDRKDAYCLGQAGQLYAVYLPDGGTARVDVGRPGAFDILYHDPVTGRRVAGEATEAQANGKLLVSPPSAKIGTDWVALLQSQ; encoded by the coding sequence ATGCTGGCGATATCTGAAATTTGGAAACCTATCCTCTTTCTGTGCCTTACATTTCTGACCGCCTGTATGCCATCGTCAGCGAACAGCGTTGCGGCTGTCGGTACAGCGCCAGAATGGGAGACTATATCGGCGCGCGGAGCGCCGACCGCCCGTCACGAAGCCGGTCTCGTGGCTTTCAAGGGCAAGCTATACTTAATCGGTGGGCGGCGGATCAATCCAGTCGATGTCTATGATCCGGCCACCAACCGCTGGACTGAAAAATCCCGGCCTCCGGTTGAGATACATCATTTCCAGGCGGTTACCCATGGCGATGCGATCTATTTGATGGGGGCAATGACCGGCGGCTGGCCGAATGAGCAACCACTGGACCGGATCATCATCTATTATCCAGAGCAGGACCGGTTTGAATATGGTCCGTTCATTCCGGTCAGTCGTCGTCGCGGCGGGGCCGGGGTAATTATCCGGGATGGGAAATTCTATATGATCGGCGGGATAACCAATGGGCATATGAATGGTTATGTGCCGTGGTTTGACGAATTTGATCCGGCAACCGGTGTCTGGCGTGTCCTGCCCGACGCTCCGCAAGCGCGGGACCACTTTCAGGCGGTTTACTGGGATGGCAAGCTTTATGCCTTCGCAGGCCGCCGGACGGAGCAGGCGAAGCAGCTGGGGTTCGAACAGACAACAACCATCGGTGATGTCTTTGATTTTGCCACCAGTCGCTGGCAGGCGATGAACAGCGTCCATTCCATTCCCACCGAGCGGGCGGGCAATATGGCAGTGGCGTGGAACGGTCATGTCGTTATCGGTGGGGGCGAAAGCGGTGCGCAAAAACAGGCACATAACGAGGTGCAGGCTTTTCGTTCTGACACCGGCACATGGCACAAATGGCCGTCCCTCGGGCGGGGGCGTCACGGATCGGGTTTTGCGATGATCGGTGACTATTTGTATACCGCGTCCGGTTCCGGCAATCGGGGTGGCGAGCCGGAATTGACCAGCATTGAACGGCTCAAGCTGTCACCTGCTCTCAACCAGATGCCTGTAGTCAGAAACGCTGCTGAGGCGCAGCCCGTTGCAATGCAATGGCACAAGATGCAATTGTCCTTCGCCGGTCCCGCCCGTTCGGAACTGTCGGCTGACAATCCCTTCACCGATTATCGATTGACCGTGACCTTCACCCATGAGGGCAAAAGCCGCACGATCCGCGGGTTTTATGCTGCCGACGGCAATGCGGCGGAAACCGGGGCTGAGAAAGGGAATATCTGGCAAGTCCGGTTCGCACCCGATGAACCGGGGAAGTGGCAATGGCAGGCTCGGCTGGCCCGGGGCAGGAACATTGCGATAAATCCCGATCCGATGGCTGGCGAAACCATAATGCTGGCAGAAACTAGCGGCAGCTTTCTGGTCACCGGATCGGACAAGGCCGGACCCGACTTCCGTCACCAGGATCGCGGCCTGCTGGTTGCCGATTCAGGTTATTTTCGATTTTCCCAATCGGGGCAATATTGGCTGAAGGGCGGAACCAACAGCCCGGAAAACTTGCTTGCCTATGTGGATTTTGATGGCACCTATCGTATGGCAGATAACGCCCGTGACGGTGAATCTGACGCTGGTGGAAGCATCCACAGATTCGCACCGCATCTCAAAGACTGGCGACCGGGCGATCCCAGCTGGCGTGACGGTAAGGGCAAGGCAATTATCGGCGCGATCAACTATCTCGCGGCACAACGGATGAACAGTGCTTATTTCCTGACTCTTAATATCCTGGGCGATGGAAAGGACATCTGGCCTTATCGGGACCCGGATGATTTTAGCCGGTTTGATGCGAGCAAGCTCGACCAGTGGGAAATCCTGTTCAGCCACATGCAGGCCAAGGGTATTTTGCTTCACATTGTGACGCAGGAGACCGAAAATGAACTGATGCTCGACGGTGGCGAAACGGCCTTGCATCGCAAACTGTATCTGTCCGAACTCATTGCCCGCTTTGGCCATCATAATGGCCTGGTCTGGAACTTGGGCGAAGAAAATGGGCCGGTCCACTGGCGTCCCGAAGGGCAGAATGATGACCAGCGGCGGCAAATGATCGCCTATCTGAAAGCCGCCGATCCCTATCAACATCCTGTCTTGCTTCATACGCACAGCGAGCCTGCAGACAAAGATACAATAGCCGGGCCATTACTCGGAAACCCCGGACTGGACGGGCTTTCTTTTCAGGTGTCAGAGCGCACCACCGTCAACAGCGAAGTCCAGAAATGGCGCAACTTGGCAGCGAAAACGGGCCGAGACTGGCTGATAACCATGGATGAAATCGGCAAGTGGGACACGGGCGCCTTGCCCGATTCACTCGATCCGACCGATCATGAAAGCTTGCGCCGTCATGCCTTATGGGGCCATTTGCTGGGCGGTGGGGCTGGCGTTGAATGGTATTTTGGCGCGAAATATCCCGCCAATGATCTGGCGTCTGAAGATTGGCGCCTGCGGGCGAGTCTTTGGCGCCAGACCGCCAACGCGCTTGATTTCTTCAACGAACATCTGCCCTATTGGGATATGCAGCCCTGCAATGATGCGGTTGATCGCAAGGATGCCTATTGCCTGGGTCAGGCTGGCCAGCTTTATGCTGTTTATCTACCGGATGGCGGTACGGCGCGTGTCGATGTCGGTAGACCGGGCGCTTTTGATATTCTCTATCATGATCCGGTCACTGGTCGCCGGGTCGCAGGCGAGGCTACCGAAGCACAAGCCAACGGAAAGCTATTGGTGTCGCCACCTTCAGCGAAAATCGGTACGGACTGGGTCGCGCTCCTTCAATCGCAGTGA
- a CDS encoding DUF1330 domain-containing protein, whose translation MSDTAPVHVMANFTVHDAEKYRVYEKGFFPILKKHGGTFITFDDNSTTFEGSAPPEGRVVLFKFPSAKAATAWYNDPDYQALSEHRRAGTELKFLTMLHPIPER comes from the coding sequence ATGAGCGACACAGCACCAGTTCACGTCATGGCCAATTTCACCGTACATGATGCGGAAAAATATCGCGTATACGAAAAAGGCTTTTTCCCGATCCTGAAGAAGCATGGCGGAACGTTCATCACCTTCGATGACAACAGCACCACTTTCGAAGGCAGCGCGCCGCCCGAAGGCCGTGTGGTCCTGTTCAAATTTCCGAGCGCGAAAGCGGCCACCGCCTGGTATAATGATCCTGACTATCAGGCCCTGTCGGAACACCGCCGGGCCGGAACGGAGCTGAAATTCCTGACCATGCTACATCCGATTCCAGAGCGCTGA